The following proteins come from a genomic window of Malus sylvestris chromosome 4, drMalSylv7.2, whole genome shotgun sequence:
- the LOC126618715 gene encoding thaumatin-like protein 1b — protein MMNNQVILSLTLAIFFAGAHAATITFTNSCPYTVWPGSLTSDQQPQLSSTGFELASGASSSLTTPVPWKGGFWGRTGCSTDASGKFSCATAECSSGQVTCNGNGAVPPASLVEINIVANGGQDSYDVRLIDGFNLPVSVAPQGGTGDCQTSSCPANVNAVCPAELQVKGSDGRVIACKSACTQFNQPQYCCTPPNDTPATCPPTKYSKIFEDQCPQAYSYAYDDVNSTFKCSGGPNYVITFCPSA, from the exons ATGATGAACAACCAAGTAATCCTCAGTCTCACCTTAGCCATCTTCTTCGCAG GTGCACATGCAGCTACGATCACCTTCACCAACAGTTGCCCCTATACCGTATGGCCAGGGTCCCTAACCTCCGATCAACAACCACAACTATCCTCCACAGGGTTCGAGTTAGCATCCGGCGCTAGCAGTTCCTTGACCACTCCAGTCCCATGGAAAGGCGGCTTCTGGGGCCGAACCGGATGCTCCACTGACgcctcaggaaagttcagttgtGCCACAGCAGAGTGTAGCTCTGGCCAAGTCACATGCAACGGTAACGGAGCAGTTCCACCAGCAAGCCTAGTCGAAATAAATATTGTCGCAAACGGAGGCCAAGATTCCTACGACGTACGTCTtattgatggcttcaacttgccCGTGTCTGTTGCCCCACAAGGCGGCACGGGCGACTGCCAGACCTCTTCCTGTCCCGCCAACGTCAACGCCGTTTGCCCAGCTGAGCTGCAAGTGAAGGGGTCCGATGGGAGGGTAATTGCATGCAAGAGTGCGTGTACACAATTTAATCAACCACAATACTGCTGCACTCCTCCTAATGACACACCTGCTACATGTCCACCCACAAAATACTCTAAGATCTTTGAGGACCAGTGCCCTCAGGCTTATAGCTACGCTTATGATGATGTCAACAGCACCTTTAAATGCAGCGGTGGACCAAACTACGTTATTACGTTCTGTCCATCAGCCTAA